From one Balaenoptera acutorostrata chromosome 6, mBalAcu1.1, whole genome shotgun sequence genomic stretch:
- the LOC114235859 gene encoding LOW QUALITY PROTEIN: 40S ribosomal protein S29-like (The sequence of the model RefSeq protein was modified relative to this genomic sequence to represent the inferred CDS: substituted 2 bases at 2 genomic stop codons), producing MGLMTAILEKPVLGTLVDNTSKAQPFSHSHKIRHQXLYXSHPQKFSQSSNSHCICSNWHRLIRKYNLNVRHQCFHQSMKDTGFIKLD from the exons ATGGGCCTCATGACTGCCATCCTAGAGAAGCCAGTTTTAGGCACTCTGGTTGACAATACCAGCAAAGCGCAGCCTTTCAGCCATTCCCA CAAGATACGGCACCAGTAGCTCTACTAGAGCCATCCACAAAAATTCAGCCAGAGTTCTAACTCTCACTGCATCTGCTCAAACTGGCACCGCCTGATCAGGAAGTACAACCTAAATGTGCGCCACCAGTGTTTCCATCAGTCCATGAAGGATACAGGCTTCATCAAGTTGGACTAA